The proteins below come from a single Melospiza georgiana isolate bMelGeo1 chromosome 4, bMelGeo1.pri, whole genome shotgun sequence genomic window:
- the TEF gene encoding thyrotroph embryonic factor isoform X3, whose amino-acid sequence MSSCNTPGGPTALDFPEVLKSLLEYSLPWTNKMTDKEKEKIKLEEDEAAAASTMAVSASLMPPIWDKTIPYDGESFHLEYMDLDEFLLENGIPSSPTHLDLNQNPLLPVAELEGKESAGASTGSPASSSSTAVYQQSEAASSTESPPQNERNTPSPIDPDCVEVEVNFNPDPADLVLSSVPGGELFNPRKHKFTEEDLKPQPMIKKAKKVFVPDEQKDEKYWTRRKKNNVAAKRSRDARRLKENQITIRAAFLEKENTALRTEVAELRKEVGRCKNIVSKYETRYGPL is encoded by the exons ATGTCAAGCTGCAACACCCCTGGGGGCCCCACTGCCCTGGACTTTCCGGAAGTCCTGAAGTCCCTACTGGAGTATTCCTTGCCCTGGACCAACAAGATGACAG ataaagagaaggagaaaataaagctTGAAGAAgatgaggcagcagctgccagcactaTGGCCGTCTCAGCTTCCCTCATGCCACCCATTTGGGACAAAACTATTCCTTATGATGGCGAGTCTTTCCACCTGGAGTACATGGATCTGGATGAGTTCCTGCTGGAGAATGGAATTCCTTCCAGCCCTACTCACCTGGATTTGAACCAGAATCCACTCTTGCCTGtggctgagttggaagggaagGAATCTGCTGGTGCTTCCACTGGTTCTCCTGCATCTTCCTCTTCCACTGCAGTTTACCAGCAATCTGAAGCAGCCTCCAGCACAG AGTCCCCACCACAAAATGAGAGAAATACACCCAGTCCCATTGATCCTGACTGCGTAGAAGTTGAGGTGAATTTCAACCCTGACCCTGCTGATTTAGTTCTGTCCAGTGTGCCTGGCGGTGAGCTCTTCAATCCTCGCAAACACAAGTTTACTGAAGAGGACCTGAAACCACAACCTATGATTAAAAAAGCCAAGAAGGTTTTTGTCCCAGATGAGCAAAAG GATGAAAAATACTGGACAAGGCGAAAGAAGAACAATGTGGCAGCAAAGCGTTCCCGTGACGCCCGGCGGTTAAAGGAGAATCAGATCACAATTCGGGCGGCCTTTCTTGAGAAAGAGAACACAGCCCTGAGGACGGAGGTGGCAGAGCTGCGCAAGGAAGTGGGACGATGCAAGAACATTGTTTCTAAATACGAGACCAGATACGGACCCTTGTAA
- the TEF gene encoding thyrotroph embryonic factor isoform X2 — MSSCNTPGGPTALDFPEVLKSLLEYSLPWTNKMTDKEKEKIKLEEDEAAAASTMAVSASLMPPIWDKTIPYDGESFHLEYMDLDEFLLENGIPSSPTHLDLNQNPLLPVAELEGKESAGASTGSPASSSSTAVYQQSEAASSTESPPQNERNTPSPIDPDCVEVEVNFNPDPADLVLSSVPGGELFNPRKHKFTEEDLKPQPMIKKAKKVFVPDEQKDEKYWTRRKKNNVAAKRSRDARRLKENQITIRAAFLEKENTALRTEVAELRKEVGRCKNIVSKYETRYGPFDLSDSE; from the exons ATGTCAAGCTGCAACACCCCTGGGGGCCCCACTGCCCTGGACTTTCCGGAAGTCCTGAAGTCCCTACTGGAGTATTCCTTGCCCTGGACCAACAAGATGACAG ataaagagaaggagaaaataaagctTGAAGAAgatgaggcagcagctgccagcactaTGGCCGTCTCAGCTTCCCTCATGCCACCCATTTGGGACAAAACTATTCCTTATGATGGCGAGTCTTTCCACCTGGAGTACATGGATCTGGATGAGTTCCTGCTGGAGAATGGAATTCCTTCCAGCCCTACTCACCTGGATTTGAACCAGAATCCACTCTTGCCTGtggctgagttggaagggaagGAATCTGCTGGTGCTTCCACTGGTTCTCCTGCATCTTCCTCTTCCACTGCAGTTTACCAGCAATCTGAAGCAGCCTCCAGCACAG AGTCCCCACCACAAAATGAGAGAAATACACCCAGTCCCATTGATCCTGACTGCGTAGAAGTTGAGGTGAATTTCAACCCTGACCCTGCTGATTTAGTTCTGTCCAGTGTGCCTGGCGGTGAGCTCTTCAATCCTCGCAAACACAAGTTTACTGAAGAGGACCTGAAACCACAACCTATGATTAAAAAAGCCAAGAAGGTTTTTGTCCCAGATGAGCAAAAG GATGAAAAATACTGGACAAGGCGAAAGAAGAACAATGTGGCAGCAAAGCGTTCCCGTGACGCCCGGCGGTTAAAGGAGAATCAGATCACAATTCGGGCGGCCTTTCTTGAGAAAGAGAACACAGCCCTGAGGACGGAGGTGGCAGAGCTGCGCAAGGAAGTGGGACGATGCAAGAACATTGTTTCTAAATACGAGACCAGATACGGACCCTT TGACTTATCTGATTCCGAGTGA
- the TEF gene encoding thyrotroph embryonic factor isoform X1: MPGRAAHQEAAAAAAAAGGPEPTAAGGSAGAAAQQERRGLAGAFPLVLKKLMENPPREARLDKEKEKIKLEEDEAAAASTMAVSASLMPPIWDKTIPYDGESFHLEYMDLDEFLLENGIPSSPTHLDLNQNPLLPVAELEGKESAGASTGSPASSSSTAVYQQSEAASSTESPPQNERNTPSPIDPDCVEVEVNFNPDPADLVLSSVPGGELFNPRKHKFTEEDLKPQPMIKKAKKVFVPDEQKDEKYWTRRKKNNVAAKRSRDARRLKENQITIRAAFLEKENTALRTEVAELRKEVGRCKNIVSKYETRYGPFDLSDSE; encoded by the exons ATGCCCGGCCGCGCCGCGCAccaggaggcggcggcggcggcggcggcggcgggaggacCAGAGCCCACTGCAGCCGGGGGGAGCGCGGGAGCCGCCGCGCAGCAGGAGCGGCGGGGCCTGGCGGGCGCGTTCCCGCTGGTGCTGAAGAAGCTGATGGAGAACCCGCCGCGGGAGGCGCGCCTGG ataaagagaaggagaaaataaagctTGAAGAAgatgaggcagcagctgccagcactaTGGCCGTCTCAGCTTCCCTCATGCCACCCATTTGGGACAAAACTATTCCTTATGATGGCGAGTCTTTCCACCTGGAGTACATGGATCTGGATGAGTTCCTGCTGGAGAATGGAATTCCTTCCAGCCCTACTCACCTGGATTTGAACCAGAATCCACTCTTGCCTGtggctgagttggaagggaagGAATCTGCTGGTGCTTCCACTGGTTCTCCTGCATCTTCCTCTTCCACTGCAGTTTACCAGCAATCTGAAGCAGCCTCCAGCACAG AGTCCCCACCACAAAATGAGAGAAATACACCCAGTCCCATTGATCCTGACTGCGTAGAAGTTGAGGTGAATTTCAACCCTGACCCTGCTGATTTAGTTCTGTCCAGTGTGCCTGGCGGTGAGCTCTTCAATCCTCGCAAACACAAGTTTACTGAAGAGGACCTGAAACCACAACCTATGATTAAAAAAGCCAAGAAGGTTTTTGTCCCAGATGAGCAAAAG GATGAAAAATACTGGACAAGGCGAAAGAAGAACAATGTGGCAGCAAAGCGTTCCCGTGACGCCCGGCGGTTAAAGGAGAATCAGATCACAATTCGGGCGGCCTTTCTTGAGAAAGAGAACACAGCCCTGAGGACGGAGGTGGCAGAGCTGCGCAAGGAAGTGGGACGATGCAAGAACATTGTTTCTAAATACGAGACCAGATACGGACCCTT TGACTTATCTGATTCCGAGTGA